TATAGCGGATAAAGTGGCCAACCACCGGCtataatttagttttctttGGTTGGTTTTATCGTCTAAATTTGATCAATGACTCTGGTGGTTATTGGGAGCTGAATAGCAAGGACAACCAAATGTTTGTGCATTTTATTAGGGTTTTGTTATGATATTGTTTTAGCTTAGATCTTAATTTGGCAATGCAAATTTTCAGtatttcttgattttcttcAGTTAATTTGACCACACGTTTGTTATGTTGACTTGTTCAATGTTGTGATTAGAAGGGTTTTTCCCGAGTGATTTTAATTTTGCTATTCTAacgagaaaaaagaaaaaaaaataaagaagactTTTGGTAATTACTAATGTATTTCTAGAAGGAAAAATTTAGGGGCAGCAATTTTATtaaaggaaaagtctaggggctagcaattttattgcattttgaccagtatgtaaccagcagagaaatgtgagccattggatgaaatctcacaccaatctcacaccatcaaattattattgatggctagttgatgaCTACCAATCACAAATATTGCTGGtcccctagcattgctctttATTAAATTGTATATAACTagcaaaacaaaaacaaaaatgagTAATTCTACACCATTAGAAAAAATCTTACACcattaaaatattattgatagTTATTCAATAactataaattataaaagttgCTGACCCCTAACACTCCTCTTTTCAGAAAAGCCAGCAGGAAAAATATATACAGTTTGTAGCTTACCAGTTACCACCACTACAAGCATAAAAGCATGAGAAGAGACAACACTTATTTTGTGAAAGAGAAAGTAATTCTGGTTATTAATTAGTTCCACTCCCATTTAATTTCTTCCACTACTCATCCCCTTGACAGCTTTATCTAAAGCCAACACCCGCCATCTGTCTTCCTTATCATCCTTCTTTCTTCAATAACCAAAGTGTAAAGCTTTCCTTCCTACGGCATGACCATCAGCAGGGACGAACACCCAGCTCTTTTGAAAATTGGATCGGAAAATCAAAGGCTAAAAGAGTTTCGATGCATTTACACTATCACACTAATACACATGCATACAACattaataaaaaagtttttCAATAAATAAACCGAGAAAGCAAACTCAACAAAACTCCTCCTAGTAACAAGCAATAATAATGTTGGGATAATTTGGTCCTATGCAGTTTAGGCAACTTCTCACAAGTAGAAATCCTTTTAACTTGTCTGGCGTAAATGCAACTCGTTAGTATCTACTCCTCGATCTATCTATAGTGTGTCTGTCTAGCACTGAAACTCTTATCTCTCCTCAACCCCACAAGGCCACAAGTGTTACGACCCCAAGCAAGTTTAGGTGGTTGCCCTAGAAGATTGAGGACGGTTTCTCCTCAATCAGATCCAACAAGAAAGTTGAGACAGTAAGTGATCTGCAATAGAACTTCCAAATATAATTCGTCTGCTGACAATAACATAATTTAGCTAGGAAGAGAAGCTACAGTACTTTGACTAAGTACTCCAATGGACACCTTTTCTGCAAGCTGTAAGTTTAGATTTAAACATGAGAAGTGGTATCCTCCCACAATACAAGATATTAATTGGCAAGAGTTGATGACGCCGGCACGTTGCTTGGGTCACCAATCTTGGCGATGATAAGAACCTCACTATGGAGACATAGTTTAGATTCACCAATCTTGGCGAGGTTAGCAACTCCATTATGGTGAAAATAGCCATGAACCCACCTTGGTCAGCCAAGGTAAGGATGCACCTCTTACTCTCAAAAGAGTCTAGAGGAAAATAAGCACACAGCTTATTTCATATTCAAAAATCAACTTCAACTCtatttcataaataaaagataCATGAGTTATTTATACTAATAGGAGAAAGAAAAGTCTTCATAACTTGGACGATGTAGGACTAATACATAACACAAAGTTTACTATCCTAAAGAATATGAGACTTGTATTCCCTTATTagaattaactaatataattaacCTACTAACTCTAATTGCTCCTGCGTCATTCTCCTTGGATTGAAAGAACTCTTGCGTAAAAAGACTTGTGATAGCAGATGATCAATCTATTGACGAATCCACACCAAAAGATCGATCAACCTCATTGATGAATCCACACCAAAAGATCCTAGTGGTGACTCCACACCAAAGACCCACACTTACAAATCAgataaaattttacaaaatccgTGGCAGACAATTTCATTGACGAATTCACACCAAAAGATTCCATTGGTAAATCTATGCTAAAAACCTGCACcacaaatcaaataaaattttactaaaGCAAGGTGAAGGCCACAAGGACCGACCTTGCTCTGATACCAAACTGACGCCGAAATGTCGCTTAGGTCACCAATCTTGGCGAGGTTAAGAACCCCACTATGATGACATAGTTTAGATTCACCAATCTTGGCGAGGTTAGCAACCCCACTATCGTGAAAATATCCATGAACCCACCTTGGTCGGCCAAGTCAAGGATGCACCTCTTACTCTCAAAAGAGTCTAGAGGAAAATAAGCACACAGCTTATTTCATATTCAAAAATCAACTTCAACTCTATTTCATAAATAAAAGGTACATGAGTTATTTATACTAATAGGAGAAGGAAAAGCTTTCATAACTTGGACGATGTGGGACTCATACATAACACAAAGTTCACTATCTTAAAGAATATGGGACTTGTATTCCCTTATTAGAATTAACTAACATAATTAACCTACTAACTCTACTTACTCTTGCGTCAGTTGATTATGTCATATGATGCAGTCTCACTATATCACCAGTACAACCTCAAGTAGAGTAGAGTTTCTTGTACAAATTAGTTAGGAAATTTGTAACTAGCTAATTATATCCTATGCATGTAAGTGTAGGGAAGTCTGTTATGAAGTTTGCTATATAAGGTAAGAGTGTAAGTTTAATCTTGTTGTGATCTTTCATTGTAAGATCAAGTAATATTAATTTCATTTCTTCTCTCCGCTCTTCTCTCTCTAACTCATCATGTTCTTAACACCTCTGAATTCTATTTTCACATGGTGCGGTAATTTTCACATGGTGCGATAAGCGTGAACCTAAAAGATTGAACACGATGATCCAGCGAAAGATTGAAGAAGGAAGCTTGATCCTCTGGAATCTTGGACATCAATTGAAACAAGATCTGGAGTAAGCAATGATGGATCTAGTTGGAGAGTCCAACTCCTGATCATCATCTTCGTTTGCGAACTTGGATTCTCAAGGAATTTTTGCTTTCTTGAACTAGCTTTCAGCGATTTAGGATCACATCAATCATCAAAGTTCTTAACAGAATCAAAATCCGGCGAGTTATCTGTTTCTTCGTCCCTCCAAGAATCCTGGTACTCCTATCACTAATATAATCTTGAATGATAAAAATTACTATAGTTGGAATCATTCTATAAATTTTGCTTTAAAATCAAAGAACAAGCTTAAATTCATTGATGGAAGAATAACCAACCAGACAAGTCTGATCCTAATtttgaagcatgggaaagatgaAATACATATGTAATTGCTTGGATAAATCTCTCTTTGAAACCTGCTATCTCGCAGAGTGTCATATGGAACAATATAGCATTTGATCTTTGGGATGACCTAAAACATAGTTACTACCAAGGGGATAAATTCTGTGTAGCAGAATTGCAAGAACTGTATACTGTTAGACAAAGAGATATGACTATCACAACCTACTTCATAAATTAAGATCAATGTGGGAAGAGTTGGACAACTTTAGAGTGATTTCAGGTTGTGAGTGTGGTTCAAATTGTAAGTGTGGGTTAGGAGAGGTTAGAAGATTCAAAGCTAAAGATCAAGTTACTAGGTTCCTTAGAGGTTTGAATGAGCAATACTCTAGAGTTAGATCACAGGTGATGCTTATGGACCCTTTTCCGAACATAAACACAGTATTTTTTCTCCTCACACAGCAAGAAAGGCAGTTTCACAGTCTAAGCATTGATTCAAGCTCTGATAAAAGAATAATAGCCCAAACTAAGTTGCTTCTCTCTTGAACACTGATGATGGTGTGTATAGCAAAGAGAGAGGGAGGGGCAGAGGGAACAAAGCTCAAGCCATGGGAAGAAATCAAAGAGGAAGGAACAAATCACAATGTTCATATTGTAGAAAGACTGGTCATACTATAGATACATGCTATAGGAAGCATGGGTTGTCGCCACACCTAAAACAAAGACAAAACACTGTTTTTGTCAATCTGAGTGCAGCAAACCTGAGGAAGCAAATGACAAGCTTAATACACCTTGCAGTGGAGAAGGAAGCAATTCAACAAGCTTTTATTTCACTCTAGGGCAGAAGACAGCCTTGCTAGCACTCATCAACAATAGCGAGCACAAGCTTACTCAAAATGTTGTCCCTCATAATATACAGCCTTTACCAATGCCTCATCTAGATAGTTTGGTAAACATCATGCACTTTAAATCAAATGTTGCTGCATTAAATTTTTCTAATACAAAGGTTGCATCTTGGGTTTTGGACACAGAAAAACTGACCACGTTTATTCTTTATATGATTTTCATACATATCATGAAATAGCTCCTATTCTTGTTAAATTGCCCAATGGTGAACTCACCATTAGTAAAATTGTTGGAACTATCATTTTCTCCAATGATCTATACCTCCTTGATGCATTCTATATACCATCCTTCAATTTCAACTTTATCTCTGTTTCGAAAGCCACATTAAATCTGCATTGTCATATGAATTTTACTGATAAAGTTTGTAAGATACAAGATACCAACTCAGGGAAAGTGATTGGTACAACTGAGACGAGTAATAGACTCTACACATTGACTAATGAGGCTTAGGAAAGAAATTCTGCACCTATTACCAGTTTATTAGCTACATCATCCAACACAAACAATTCCAGTACAAGAAATAAGTATACAAACTTGTGGCATTTTAGACTTGGAAACTTGCCCATTGAAAGATTAAATGTAATGAAAGATGTTTTCCTTTTATTGATTGCAAAATTACTATTGAACCTTGTGATATATGTTATTTGGCAACACATAGAAAGCTGCCTTTTACAAGAAGTAATCAcatatcaaaaaatatttttgactTGCTTCACATTAACATTTGGAATCCCTTGACAATTCCTTCAATCTCAGGCCACAAGTATTTCCTTACTATAGTAGATGATAAATTCAGGTTCACTTGGACTCATCTCATGAAAACAAAAGCTGAAGCAAGTTATATTGTCAAAAATTTTGTGCAATTTGCTAAATCTCAATTCAAATGTCAAGTGAAGGCTATTAGGACTGACAATGGTCCAGAGTTTCTGATGCAATCCATTTATGATGAACAAGAGATTGTGTATCAGACCCCTTGTGTTGAGATCCCTCAACAAAATACAACTGTTGAGAGAAAACATCAACACATCTTGGCTATTGCTAGAAGCCTACTTTTTCAATCTAGTTTTTCAAAGTATTTTTGGAACTTCATCATTTTGCATGTTGTTTACTTAATCAATAGAACACCTAGCAGTCACCTGCAAAATTTCTCCCCATATCAAATCCTCTATAACATCTTACCTGATCTCACATTTCTGAAGACTTTCGACTATTTGGTTTATGCAAGCACTCTCACTGCAGCCAGAACAAAACTTGATCCTAGAGCAAGAAAATCTATTTTCTTAGGATTCAGGGAAGGTGTTAAGGGATTTGTACTTATGAATATGgacaacaaataaatttttctCTCAATAAAAAAATGTGGAGTTCTATGAAACACATTTTCCTTGTTTGAAATTTGCACCTGACACACTATCCCCTGTTGAAACCAACACCATTAAACATGATCCATTCACATATGATTCTTGCACTTTTGTCTCACTAGCTTCACATTTTTTTACACCTGATTTTTCACTCGCTAATTCTTCAAACGCTGACCTTCCAAATGATTACGCACAACATCATGGTCCCCCCAATGATGTTGGACCTGATGCAGTCTCATCATCACACACACATACTAACTCACAGCATGATGCACACATACATAACTCCACACCTGCACCTACTCTAAGAAAATCCACTAGAATGAGGCGGCTTCCATCATATCTTCAGGATGATCAGTGCAGAGTCTTACTACTCAAGCCAGCTCAGCAAGTGGCACTCCAACCAAGTATCTCCTATCACAATTTCTATCATATGATAAACTTTCAAATAATCACATAGTATTTTCGATTGCATTATCTCTAAACACTGAACCTAAGCACTATGAGGAAGCAATGACTCAAGATTGTTGGAGAGAGACCATCAAATCTGAACTAAACTCTTTGAAGGAAAGCAAAACTTGGAGGATTTCTTCTCTTCCATCCGGCAAGAAGGCCATAGAGTGCAAGCGAGTTTTCAAAGTCAAACATAACTCCGATGGCATTGTGAAGCGTCACAAAGCGCGCCTTGTGGCAAAAGGCTATATACAGGTCCCAGGGATAGACTATAGGGACAGTTTTAGTCCAGTGCTTAAGCTAACCAGTTTGAGAGTGGTCTTTGGCCTTGCAGCTGCCAAGAATTGGTACCTGAAACAGATTGATGTTAATACTGCCTTCCTTCATGCTGCTCTGGATGAAGAAGTTTACATGGCGGCACTTTCTGATCTGGTTGTAGAGAGATGTTAGGTCTGCAAACTTGAAAAGTCCTTGTATGGCCTAAAACAGGTGAGCAGATAGTGGAGTAACAAATTGAAGTCAGTACTGATAGAACTTGGCTATAAACAGTGCAGGTCAGATTACAGTTTATTCACCAAGCACACGTCTTGTGGATTCACAGTTGCTTTGGTGTATGTAGACGATTTGGTTCTTGCTGGTAATGACATTTCAGAGGTTCCGAATTAAGGACATAGGTGACTTAAAATTCTTCCTCGGATTAGAGGTTTCCCAATTAGACAAGGAGATCGCTCTATAACAACGAAAATATGTGATTGACATGCTGCATGAATATCAAATGGAGGACTGCAAGCCAGTGTCTACTCCTATGGATTACGGTGCAAAGCTAAGCAAAGATTTTGGTTCACTATTACATGATGCTTCTCAATATAGGAAGTTAGTTGGCAAAGTATTCTATGTCACTCACACAAATCCTGACATCAGCTATGTCATTGGAAGATTAAGTCAATACCTTGACCATTCCACCACAGGTCACTTTGATGCTGCAAAGAGAGTGGTGCTGAAAAATGCTCCTATCCAAGGTCTGTTCCTCCTTGTAACTAATGACTTGTCCATAACTGACTTCTCTGACTCTGATTGGTCTGCCTGCCCAGATACGCGGCATTCCATCTCTgccttatttttattttggccCCGCCTTGATCTCCTAGAAAAGCAAGAAATAAACAACTGTCTCATGCAGTTCTTCCGAAGCTGAGTATGGCGCTCTCACAGTTGCAACCAAGGAAGCAATCTGGCTCAGCTACATCTTCAATGACCTGGGTATGCCACTCTCCAAGTCCATTAGCATATTTTGCGACAGTCAATCCGCAATTCACATAGTTTTCAACCCAGTCTTTCACGAGCACACCAAGCACATCGAAGTGGATTGTCACGTGATTCGAAACAAGTTCCTAGAAGGGCTCATCCACCTCCTGCCTATTTCGAAGTGGCTGATCTTTTAACCAAGCCTTTGTCCCCCGCCATTTTTGTTGGTCTCCATGCCAAGTCGGGACTCTTGAATATCTACACTCCCACTTTGAAGGAGGATGTTATCTGATACAGTCTCACTGTATCATCAGTAGtagaatataattttttgtataattaGTTAGGAAGTTTGTTACTAGCTAATTATATCCTATGTATGCAAGTGCAGGAAAGTCTGTTATGAAGTTTACTATGTAAGGCAAGAGTGTAAGCTTAATCTTGTTGTGATCTTTCATTGTAAGATCAAGTATCATCAATTCCATTTCTTCTCTCCACTCTTCTCTCTCTAACTCAGTGTTCTTAACACCTCTAAGTACCATTTTCACCTATTAGATTATCTTTACTAAattataatagaaataaaatttatccaaatttataaatttgttATACATACTCTACAAGAATGACACGGGTAGATAAAGATAAATTTTTGCACTACTCAATCTTGTTTAGTCCTACTTTATTTTATACAAAACCCATTTCGTTACTAGTTGCAAGTAGGAAATTTAATATGGATATTCGTCCCACTTATATCTATCcctataattttttaaattgaatttttttattaacttttatatatatttatattatttattatatatattaattttcatAAGTATACATACTGGATTTATTGAAAAGTTCGACATTGTCATGTGTTGAAAGAGATAATTACCACTCCAATTACTCCAATCAGGTAGGagatttttattgttttatttttgtcaaCATATTAAAAAACGATAAACAAGCAAACCATGTTATTTGATTATTCCCGTTAAACTAATCATTtgttaaaaatatgaaaatgatagAAATATGTCGTAATAAACTTTTCATGGTCAccgataaaaaaaatatatagatcAGGTGAAATCATATTTATCTCAAATATTCATTAAAATCTAATCCGATCTTAGATACTACGAGAACACTTCCATACTACAAATATACTTGAATCCAATCGGATGAAAACCAAATCTAgatcttatattttttaatagagAGCTATACATTCAAATATTCTttacaattaaatttaattaaattaacctaaattcaacaaaaattattttcattatatATAGTGTGTACACACACTTCACTAACACAAACAAAATCCTACTTCactttgtgtttgttttttacgcgcctcctcctccttcttctattgctacattttagttttgtttcttcttctcttttttttatgttattgcatttattatttttttgtttgattttatttctctcaagaaaataaataaaaaaattttaaaaaataaaataagaaaaaagataaaaaaaaaaaagatgaaaaaaaaagacaaaacagaagatgagaaagaaaaattcaaatgaaACGAAACCAAATGAatctaaattaaactaaaaaaaatgaatcaaatttttttaaagaaaaaaatttggtcaatatttaacaacagcatcaagtgaacctcgattaattcacaaatgaacCTCAATTAGTTCAAATTTCAACAAGTACTAAAAAAATCCAATTATcaacaaaaaatactaaattcatttttaaatacaaatgaacttcaaataaaccaaaattatttaataatagcaacagcaaaatcaaaatcaataaagatattaacaaaatattagtattattggtgataacaaaaaaaaataacaaaaaaaaaagcacaacATCGGAAAAAAGAAGCAGCAGCGACAGCAGTAAAACGTTCGCccataaatttaaaaaacttaGTCAGGCTTGATTAGAATTATGATTTGGATTTTTATTCTCCTTAATATTTGATCTAGATATCATATTTATCTTGTTACCAGGTAACAAATTGAAGAGGCTCTATTTTCCTCGGAAAGGATCAACATTCGCACATTGTTTTTGCACGGTATATCTTTATTTGTATGTTatgcaatttaagtttttaaagGGGAAGAAAATGATACCAACATTAATAGGAACAATTATAATGATAATATAAACTACAAATTGCTCCTACAATATGCTAATAATATCATGTATATCTCTTACGAATTAAACTGCTAATTGAACATTTTTAAGAACAAAGATAACTTCCAAATGAAGGCATGATTATAATTTTCTGCCACTACATAGTTAAGTATCTTAACCATCCAAACAAGCGGATGTTTGTACTCTGTAACCCATGGCATGCTAATCTCCAGCTCATTCCGGTTAACTTCACAGGTTAATATACCGTTAGAAGCTCACAAAATTACTTCAAAATCAAGTAGCTCAAGCACTGTCAGTCTCATTTCCTGAATCGATATTCACGGGTTGCGGATTCTTGTAGCCACTAATCTCATCCTTGTAACGTTTTTTATCAGCACGAGCTTTCGCCTCATATGGTTCCTTCTCCTCCGCTGTGCATTTAACaggaaaataattaaataaaacttGGGCATAAGGTAAGCTTGGATCATATCTGACACTGAACAATTAAATTAGCAATCAGCCATACCTGACATCTTTTTCCATTTttctccaagtactcttccaacaTCCGTAAATGAAATTCCGGGATTACTTTTCTTTAGATTCTGCGATTAAAAAGGGGGAAAAAAAGTTAAGAAAATGTGAAAAATCAACTTATAAATCCCCACATAACAGCTCAGCAATCTCAGCTACAGTATCTAATTTCTTACAATTAATGCTAAGATCCAAACAACCAAATGCACCTAACACGCTGACAAGGAAAGTTGGGCTCCTCAGTCTCTCCCAATTTACTTAATTATATGCATGAATTTCCGTGTAAGACAGCATTTTTCAACTCAACCAAAAATGCTATGAGTAGTTTTGCTAAAGATCATATTTCCCAATACTGTAATCAGAGAATGAGTCCAGAAACAATGTGGCAGGATGCTCTAAGGTTTCTCTTGCACTAATATAGGCTTGCCAAAAGATTTCAGATTACCTAGAATCTGGCCTTATAAGAATCATACTGGAGAAACTTTACTCCAGGCACATATAGAAGTTATGACCGTAGTGGTTCATGTCATGCCACCACTCAATGGGAATCATATTACTcgttaaatatatatattgcaTTCACATGATCTTATTAATTTGACACCCCACatcaagataaaaatttatgtgAAGCAACATTATTTGTGTCTTGCTGCAAAAGTTTTCTGGATGCATCAATGCTCGACTTCCTCCTTAAATGATCTGCTAGAGCAACATAAGTAACTTGAACTACCAACTGGAACCCAAAATCATGAAGGGTAGGTATCCGTAAGGGGAAACTGAAATACTCTCACCCACATCCCCCAGTCAGCCTAAATCCAAATGGGCCTACCCAGATATGTACAAAATCGTACCTCTCTTTCCATTTGAGAAAAGAACATGAAACCAGACATTGCCCTCTTGGGTGCATTTGggtcctttttctttttctgctttttcttttttccatcTTCATCAGcatcttttgatctcttttTCGAAGTAGATGCCTTAGAAGGCAGCTCCTTCTTTGATTCCTTTTTGGCAGGCTTCTGAAAATCGACCACCATTGAAGTGTTAGATATGTTAAAGATTAGTAGAGGGAAGTAACCATTGTCACCAGATTATACCACAAGACAGCAAAGGCAAATAAAGTGAATCACTTGCCTCTTTCTCATCACCACTTATACTAGCATCAGAATCATCTCCTCCAGAATCATCAGTTGGAGAGCCTTCATCATCCTTGTCAGCAACAAAATCTTCATCCTGCAGATTATTTATCACATGGAATTTAGTACTGCATAGTGATATCTGGCCCTGATCCCACTAGATGAGGTCAGCTATGCGGATCAAGTGATGCAATTGCGCCTTGTCATAGACCATGTCTATGCTCAGCCCTTCGATGCTAGAAGTCTTTTGATAATTTCAAAGAGTTTTCTTGGGTTAATAATCAAAATTTGTAATTTACACTTTAAATACATGATAGCTATTAATCTAATGTATAAATAATAAGTCGATGATAAAAAAATGATGTCTCCTaaactacaagaaaaacaccatTTAAATATATGCTATGAGAAATTAAGGATAGGACACGGAGTGAAATGAAAAATTTAGGCACCTCCTCATCACTTTCATCACCGGCTTCGTTTCTGATGCGCTCGAGATGTGGATCaacagcatcatcatcatcattctcaagaACCTTAGCCATACCAACAGATCCTGGTTGGGCATCTCCTAAGTTCATAATTTTCAATCCCTTTGAACTGCATTTGAAGGAAAAACATGAAAAGTTAATAAAATAAGTAGTTACTTGTGCACATATGTAACAATGTGGCATCTAACTGACATTTACCTGATAAAACCATACAAATTGTGGTACTCATTTCTTTGAATATTACGAAAAAGATGCTCTTGATCAGACTTTAGTCTGACCAGAAGGTCAAAATAATGCATATTTGAACCACCAGCACCATGCCGCTGAAATTCAACATAGTCGATCTAATAGAAAAGACAGAACAATTAACCTCCAATATATATTCTCATTTGCATGTCAAATAGTAAACTATATATGTTCATCTGTGAGCACACTGCATTTTACCTCTTCATGAAGAATAAGAGTTGGAGGTttaggaagaaagaagaaactcTTCTCAAGGGGATAAAGAATTCCATCTTCAGCTTTTAAAGATGATTTCACTGCATAACCATCGTGGCAACTTCTAAATTTTCCTGGTTTGGTAACCTTGGCACCAGACAAACCACGCAATATTGTTGTGAACACTTCATGCATGAGCCCCTGATTATTAAAGAGGAAATAATCATCAATTATTCTATCACATGTAATAGGCATAGCAACCAGTTCCATGAATTCTTGCATCATTTAAGATATCCAAAATGTTCTCTCTTATTTTCCCATACAGTGAAGTACTGTGCGGTTATGCATCAATTAATAACAGTCTAGCCAAATACCTTATAGGATAACTCCAACTTGTCCTTgtacttgctgttataaagatcTTCACTCATAGCCAACTCACTTTGAACAACATAATCAGTTTCAAACTATATAGAtcaaaccaaaacaaaaagACTGTTAGATCCAGAAGCAAGGAATATATGTATCCACTCAACTGGTACACCATTTTAACAATAATACCTGCATTACAATATGAGGGTACAGAGTTTGTCCTTTCCGAATAGGTGGGTCCAGACTAATAATAACGAACGTATGTGGCTGATTAGACTAGGGGTACATACAAATAAGAAACATGAGAATTGTCAGTATACTATAACAAGTCAGGATGAAAGAGACATCAACTAAAGAGATGGCTAGCTAGCTGCATCAAAGTGTTATTTGTAAATACAAGAATGCAAATGATCAAGGAATAAACCTTGGGAAGTAAAAATAGGCGAACTACACTGCTATACTGGATTTTGAAATCATTAGCCTGTCCCTGAAGCCGCAAGAATGAAAGATGTAGCTCAACACTATATCTTCCCCTACAAAAAAGTAGAACTTTTGGTTAAAAAAAGACCAACTAATTCTTTTCCTGAATTGAGACATCGAATCAATAGAAACAGGACAACAACAATAAGAAGCAAAAAGTGTTTGAATCATTCATGTGTGTTTAAATCTATATGTACATGTGAAGACATTACCTAGGTGTGAGGATCGCAATACCCTCAAATGTGACAACAGCATCTTCACCTCCAGCACCAACATCAGCCATGGACATGATTTTGTCATGGAAAACCTTACACCAACAAGAGTGTGCAAATGTCAGCTAAGTAGCAGTTATAACCACAACAGATGTCATCAAATGATGAAAAGTCACCTGAGCAGGAGGTCGATTTTCATCACCAACAAATTGCGTGTTAGAATTTGGGATGTGGAAACTTATCTCCATCAATGAATCTTTCTGAGACCATAATATACATAATATTAgacaaaaacaacaacaacaacaataataataataatagtccAGACTAAGCTTAGATTACGAATATTCTTTACAAATTAGCTGTGTTATTCTTGACTCTATGAACACTGCATTG
This sequence is a window from Arachis stenosperma cultivar V10309 chromosome 10, arast.V10309.gnm1.PFL2, whole genome shotgun sequence. Protein-coding genes within it:
- the LOC130955954 gene encoding FACT complex subunit SSRP1: MADGHQFNNITLGGRGGTNPGQMKIYSGGIIWKRQGGGKLIEVDKADIMGVTWMKVPRTNQLGVQIKDGLFYKFTGFRDQDVSNLTNFFQNTCGIAVEEKQLSVSGRNWGEVDLNGNMLAFMVGSKQAFEVSLADVSQTQLQGKNDVILEFHVDDTTGANEKDSLMEISFHIPNSNTQFVGDENRPPAQVFHDKIMSMADVGAGGEDAVVTFEGIAILTPRGRYSVELHLSFLRLQGQANDFKIQYSSVVRLFLLPKSNQPHTFVIISLDPPIRKGQTLYPHIVMQFETDYVVQSELAMSEDLYNSKYKDKLELSYKGLMHEVFTTILRGLSGAKVTKPGKFRSCHDGYAVKSSLKAEDGILYPLEKSFFFLPKPPTLILHEEIDYVEFQRHGAGGSNMHYFDLLVRLKSDQEHLFRNIQRNEYHNLYGFISSKGLKIMNLGDAQPGSVGMAKVLENDDDDAVDPHLERIRNEAGDESDEEDEDFVADKDDEGSPTDDSGGDDSDASISGDEKEKPAKKESKKELPSKASTSKKRSKDADEDGKKKKQKKKKDPNAPKRAMSGFMFFSQMERENLKKSNPGISFTDVGRVLGEKWKKMSAEEKEPYEAKARADKKRYKDEISGYKNPQPVNIDSGNETDSA